The segment CTTTGCGCTCGCCGTTCTTCGATTGCGTGCTCGCGTGGTCCGATGCTCCGAACAACACGAGCCCGACGGCGGTCGCGAACGCGGGATTCTTGATCGTCTCGGTCAGCCCGCCGACGTGCATCGGCGTTCCGATGCGTGCGGGCAGATCGAAGAACTCCGATGCGAGCGAGTCGATGCCCTCGAGCCTTGCGCCGCCGCCGGTGACGACGAGTTCCGCGAGCATCACCTCGGGCGGGCAGTTCTGCGCGAGGTTCGCCCGCACGAGCTTGAAGATCTCCGTCATGCGCGCGACGATGATCTGGCGGAGGAACGTCTTCGATGCCGAGCGCGTCGTCCGTCCGGACAACGCTTTCACTTCGAAGGTCTCTTCCCCCAGGTCGCGCGACATGTCGGCGGTACCGTACGCGTGCTTGATGTTCTCGGCCTCTTGGAAACTCGTCTTGAGACCGAGCGCCACGTCGTTCGTGACGATGTTGCCGCCGACGGGCACGGTCCACGTGTGGTAGACGCCGCCGCCCCAATAGACCGCGACGTCCGTCGTGCCGCCGCCGATGTCGAGCAATACGACGCCCGCATTGCGCTCTTCGGGCAATAGCACGGCCACGCCGCTGGCAAGCGGCTCGAAGATGACGCCCGTCGGCTCGATGCCGGCGCGATGGACGCATTTGAGGACGTTGGCGACGAACGACGAGCCCGCGGTGACGATGTGCGTGTCGACCTCGAGCCGCGCGCCCGACATGCCGACGGGGTCGGTGATGCCGTTCTGGCCGTCGACCGCGTACTCGCGCGGCAGCGTGTGGATTATCTGGCGATCCGCCGTGAGGTTGATGATGCTGCTCGCATCGACGACGCGTTTGACGTCGCCCGGCACGACCTCGCGGTCGTCGCCGCCGACGGCGACGATGCCGTGCGAGTTCTGCGATCGCACGTGTTCGCCCGTGACGCCTACGAATGCCGACTCGATGTGCGCGCCGGCCATCCGCTCCGCCGTTTCGGTCGCTCCCTCGATCGACTTGACCGTCTCTTCGAGGTCCGTGACGACGCCTTTGCGCAGCCCGACCGACGGGCACACGCCGAAACCGACGATGTCCATATCGCCGTCGCGTCCGATTGTCGCGATGACCGCCGCGGTCTTCGTGGTGCCGATGTCGAGACCGGCGATGAGGTCGCTACGTGCCAAGGCTATCCCCGTTATCCGCCGGTTTTTCCGTGCGCTGTCCACAGGCTGTGGATAAGCGTCGCCAAGAACAACGCTG is part of the Candidatus Eremiobacteraceae bacterium genome and harbors:
- the ftsA gene encoding cell division protein FtsA, producing the protein MARSDLIAGLDIGTTKTAAVIATIGRDGDMDIVGFGVCPSVGLRKGVVTDLEETVKSIEGATETAERMAGAHIESAFVGVTGEHVRSQNSHGIVAVGGDDREVVPGDVKRVVDASSIINLTADRQIIHTLPREYAVDGQNGITDPVGMSGARLEVDTHIVTAGSSFVANVLKCVHRAGIEPTGVIFEPLASGVAVLLPEERNAGVVLLDIGGGTTDVAVYWGGGVYHTWTVPVGGNIVTNDVALGLKTSFQEAENIKHAYGTADMSRDLGEETFEVKALSGRTTRSASKTFLRQIIVARMTEIFKLVRANLAQNCPPEVMLAELVVTGGGARLEGIDSLASEFFDLPARIGTPMHVGGLTETIKNPAFATAVGLVLFGASDHASTQSKNGERKGVWSRMTSWLSEYIG